The following proteins come from a genomic window of Pyxidicoccus sp. MSG2:
- a CDS encoding A24 family peptidase, producing the protein MTPVQIALWTVLGVALVISVVTDVLRREILDAVTYPLMAVALGVRLATEGFGDLEHGVLSGLVAGAGLAVLLLPAALRGRMGWGDVKLMGGVGAVLGFPAVLAAAAFISLVGALQAVVTLLWQGAVWDTLAAVVRRWAARVRLASADAQPSTQRHIPYGVAIALGTFWALWWQHGS; encoded by the coding sequence ATGACGCCTGTTCAGATCGCACTGTGGACGGTCCTTGGAGTGGCCCTGGTGATCTCGGTGGTGACGGATGTGCTGCGCCGGGAAATCCTGGATGCCGTCACCTATCCGCTGATGGCGGTGGCGCTGGGCGTGCGCCTGGCCACGGAGGGCTTCGGGGACCTGGAGCACGGGGTGCTCAGCGGGCTGGTGGCGGGGGCGGGGCTGGCGGTGCTGCTGTTGCCGGCGGCGCTGCGCGGGCGGATGGGGTGGGGTGACGTGAAGTTGATGGGCGGGGTGGGGGCCGTGCTGGGATTCCCAGCGGTGCTGGCGGCCGCGGCCTTCATCTCACTGGTGGGCGCGCTCCAGGCGGTGGTGACGCTGCTCTGGCAGGGCGCGGTATGGGACACGTTGGCGGCGGTGGTGCGGCGGTGGGCGGCGCGGGTGCGGCTGGCGAGCGCGGACGCGCAGCCTTCGACCCAGCGTCACATCCCCTACGGGGTGGCCATCGCGCTGGGTACTTTCTGGGCGCTGTGGTGGCAACACGGAAGCTGA
- a CDS encoding FHA domain-containing protein, which produces MIDQNSRPARKVGIADHLWETYEEMAQQMGSDRDALINQALFMFARLNGFIEVKSRGEAPVAAAPIASARPAPVAAAPAPARGAPPVLAPAPKPESTPQPARPAGRGAAPVEDRGSSSNGLDNDPVRREVAERVLETAAELERLIKGKNEPPPPNDDIIEDEEEPLPEPEDPAMEDEPAEEAEEEPADEVAEEEEPGALYLVTEAGDQERIVKDRFVIGRGKHCDFVINSGKVSREHAVIVHEGNDWIIEDLGSSNGTWYNKQRIKRRKIEDGDEYFICSEKIRLMVS; this is translated from the coding sequence ATGATCGATCAGAACTCCCGCCCCGCCCGCAAGGTCGGCATCGCCGACCATCTGTGGGAGACGTACGAAGAGATGGCCCAGCAGATGGGCTCGGATCGCGATGCGCTGATCAACCAGGCGCTCTTCATGTTCGCGCGCCTCAACGGCTTCATCGAGGTGAAGTCCCGGGGCGAGGCACCCGTGGCGGCCGCCCCCATTGCGTCCGCGCGGCCGGCCCCGGTGGCCGCGGCGCCGGCTCCGGCCCGGGGCGCGCCCCCGGTGCTGGCCCCCGCGCCCAAGCCCGAGTCCACTCCCCAGCCGGCCCGTCCCGCCGGCCGCGGCGCCGCGCCCGTCGAGGACCGTGGCTCGTCCTCCAACGGCCTGGACAATGATCCGGTGCGCCGCGAGGTCGCCGAGCGCGTACTGGAGACGGCCGCGGAGCTCGAGCGCCTCATCAAGGGCAAGAACGAGCCGCCTCCTCCCAACGACGACATCATCGAGGACGAGGAGGAGCCGCTTCCCGAGCCCGAGGACCCGGCGATGGAGGACGAGCCCGCCGAGGAGGCCGAGGAGGAGCCCGCGGACGAGGTGGCCGAGGAGGAGGAGCCCGGCGCGCTGTACCTCGTCACCGAGGCCGGAGACCAGGAGCGCATCGTCAAGGACCGCTTCGTCATCGGCCGCGGCAAGCACTGCGACTTCGTCATCAACTCCGGCAAGGTGTCCCGCGAGCACGCCGTCATCGTCCACGAGGGGAATGACTGGATCATCGAGGACCTCGGGTCCTCCAACGGCACCTGGTACAACAAGCAGCGCATCAAGCGCCGGAAGATCGAAGACGGCGACGAGTACTTCATCTGCAGCGAGAAGATTCGCCTCATGGTGAGCTGA